The sequence AGCGATTCTCGGTCCAACGCGGATGCAGGTCGTATTCGCGCTCGAGTACCTGACGCATCAGCTCTGCCTCGGGCTCGTTGCCGGTCGGCGCGCCGCCGGAGACAAGGATGGGCAGGTGGTACTGACGCGCCAGCAGGGCGCCGTAGCGCACCCGGGCGAGGCCCAGCGCATTGACGGTAGGGCCGCCGTATTCCGGCGCATAACGCTGCTTGCCTGCCCCCAGGATGACGATGGCCTGGGCGCCGCGCGCGGCCTCGGGGCTGAGCGGTGGATCCCGTTCAAGACCCATCACCATGCTGCCGACCGTCACGGGCAAGCACAGGGCCAGACCGGTCGCCACACCCAGCCAAGCCAACGCGCGACCGGTGCGCGGTCGACGCTTGAGCAGCAGGAGCCCGAGCGCGATGATCCAGAGCGGGAGCAAAGGGGGCAGAAGAAGCGCGCCGGCGAGTTTCTTGGCGAGGAAGAGAAGCGGGCTCATCGGTCTCGGCGTTGTCGCCTCATGGCGGGGCCAAGTATTATCCGCGCGGCTGCCGCCTTGCTGGTCGCGGCCGTGAGCTAAAGGAGACAGGACGATTTTGGGCGCCCGGGAACTGGTAGTGGTGGCGATAGGCCTTCTGGCGATCTACCTCGCCTATGTCCTGCTCAAGCTCGCACGCCTCTCGCGCAAGCCCAAGGTGAAGCCGCGCGAGCGCGAAGCGCAGCCGGAGTACCACACGGTGCTCGACCTTTCTCCCCTGCCACGCGAAGAACCCAGGCCGGCGCCTGTGGTCGCGCCGCCCACTGTGATGCCCGGCCTCGCGCCCTCCGTCGAGGCCCCTGCGGTCGATGCCCATGCGGCGCGTGAGCATTTCGATGCCGCTTTTGAACTCGCCCGCGTGCGTCGCCAGCTGACCCAGCTGCAGGAAGGTCATGATCGTCTCGAGGCCGAGATCGGTACCTTGCGCGAGGAACTGGACGTATTGCGCGCGGCCCGCAATGTCTCGCCGCAGTATGGCGAGGCGGTGCTGCTGGCCCAGCGGGGTCTGGGCGGCGATGCGATCGCCGAGCGTTGCGGCATTTCCGTTTCCGAAGCCGAACTGGTTGCGGCGCTGGCGCGCGGCAACCGCACCCAGGAGTAATTCCGATGCCGGAGAAGGTCGCGCCCAAGCGCCCGAAGGACGAACGCAGGCAGCTCATCATCCGCGGCCTGATCGCGGTCGCCGTCATCGCGGTGATGCTGATCGTGCTGTCGAGCTGGGAGCGCCTGCGTCGCGACGACACGCCCGCGCCGCCGCCGGCCACCCGCCTGGCCACCCCTGAGGCCATGCAGTCGGCCGCCGCGGGGGCCGCGCAGCCGGCCCAGTCGGAGCCGGCCGCGCCCGCGCAGAGCGAGGCCATCGTGGAGGAGTCGGCCGCCGAGGAGACCACCGGAATGCCCTTGGGCGCCGCCACGGCGCCGGAGGCACCCGCGACCGAGACGACGCCGCAGGTCGACGCAAAGCCCGCGGACAAGGTCGGCAAACGCGCTGCCGCCGTCGAGCCGGCGCCCCGGGAGACGCCCGCAGCACCAGCCCACGCCGCGGCGGACGCAGCGCACGACAAGCCCCGTGCTGCCGACAAGGACGCCGCCCAGACCGCGCCGCGTCTGGTGGTGCAGGCCGAGCCCGCGCCACCCGGACCGACGGCGCCGCCCGGACGGGCATTCGCGGTGCAGGTCGGGATTTTCAGCAATCCCGCCAACGCCGAAGAGCTGCAAAGCCGCCTGCGTGCAGCGGGCATTCCGGCGCAGATCGAAACCCGCGTCGCGGTCGGACCCTTCAAGAGTCGCGACGAAGCTCTGCGCGCCCAGGAGAAGATCCGCGAGCTGGGCCTCGGAAAAGGCCAGCTCGTCATCGTCAAATAAGAGTTGCCGCGGAATTCGCGGCCTCTTCGGGGCTTGAGCCCGGCAGCAGGCAGTCCATACTTGTCCCAGATGCATGGGCGGCGCGAGCCTGATGCCGCACGTCGCCCGAATCCACACCTCGCACGGAGAAGCCCGATGAAAGTTGCCAGCCCGCGTTTCGGAGACCTCGATATCAGCGATGACAAGGTCATCCAGTTCCCCGGTGGCCTGCCCGGCTTCGAGGACTGCCAGCAGTTCGCGCTGGTGCATCCGGATGGCCAGGAGCCGCGCCTGTTCTACCTGCAGTCGCTAGACCAGCCGGAAGTCTCGTTCTCGATCGCCAGCCCCGACCAGTTCGGCCTGCACTACGAGTTCAGCCTCACCGATGCGGAGATGGAGAAACTCTCCCTCGACCGCCCCGACGACGCGGCGGTGATGGTCATCCTGCGGCGCGAGAATCCGGAAAGCGACAACGGTGCCGTGCGCGCGGTCCTGACCGCCCCGCTGATCATCAATCTCGCCAAGCGCATCGGCCTGCAGAAGCCGATGTCGCACATGGGCTGCGATATCACGCTGCGCGCCTGATCCCGCACCTGACTCCACAGCGGGCCGCGCGCGTGGCGTGTGCGCGGCCTACAATCGGGGCTCTTCCCAATGGTTTCCAAGGAGCTCCCGATGTCGAAGAAGATCATTTCCACCGCCCAGGCACCCGCCGCGATTGGCACTTATTCGCAGGCAGTGCGCGCGGGGGATACGGTCTATCTCTCCGGCCAGATCGGGCTCGATCCGCAGAGCATGCAGCTGGCCGAAGGCTTTGAAGCCCAGACCATCCGCGTCTTCGAGAACCTCAAGGCGGTGGCGGAAGCCGCGGGCGGCAGCCTGGCCGACACGGTCAAGCTCAATGTTTTCCTCACCGATCTCGCCAACTTCGCGAAGGTGAACGAGATCATGGCACGTTACTTCACTGAGCCCTATCCGGCGCGTGCAGCCGTTGGCGTGGCATCCCTGCCGCGCGGTGCGCAGGTCGAGGCGGACGCGGTGTTGGTGCTGGGCTGATCCGGACGGACGGGAGGCGCGATGCGTTTCGAAGACCAGGGCGAGAGCGACAACGTTGAAGACCGCCGCGGCAGCAGCGGTGGCGGTTTCGGCGGCGGCCTGCCGATCGGCGGCCGTTCCATCGGCGTCGGCACGGTGGTCCTGGCGCTGGTCGCCTGGTACTTCGGCGTCGATCCGAACCTGGTGCTCAACATGGGCTCGCAGACCGCGCCGCCTCCCGCGCACCAGCAGGCGCCACAGAGCGAGAGCGCCGGCGAGGCGCAAGCCAAGCATCTGGTCGGCCAGGTGCTCAAGGACACCGAAACCACCTGGAGCGAAATCTTCCAGGCGGGCAATGCCCAGTACGTGAAACCCAAGTTGATCCTGTTCCGCGATGCGACGCCCACCGCCTGCGGCACGGGCGAGTCCGCCATGGGGCCTTTCTATTGCCCGGGCGATCAGCGCGTCTATCTGGATCTGGGCTTCTTTGACGAACTGACGCGGCGCTTCCGCGCGCCGGGGCAGTTCGCCGAGGCCTACGTGGTGGCGCATGAGGTCGGCCACCATGTACAGAACCTGCTCGGCATCTCGGAGAAGGTGCAGGCGGCGCGCCAACAGGCCGGCAGCAAGGCTGCCGCGAACGCACTCTCGGTCAAGCTCGAGCTGCAGGCCGACTGTTTCGCCGGCCTGTGGGCCGCGCATGCGGTGCAACAGGGACGTCTGACCCTGGACGCAGGGGATGTGGAGTCGGCGATCACCGCGGCCACGGCGATCGGCGATGACACCCTGCAGCGCCAGGCGCAGGGGCGCGTGGTACCCGACAGCTTCACCCACGGGAGCTCGGAGCAGCGCGTGCGCTGGTTCCGCCGCGGGATGGACTCGGGCGACCTGCGTCAGTGCGACACCTTCAAGGCCGCCTCGCTCTGATCGAGGCGCGTTGCCACGGCGCTGCGTGAGCGCCTCGCGCCCTGGCGGCGAGGCGGGCCGGCTACTAAAGACCGAAGCCGATCTTCTGCCACAAGTCGCTGGAATCCTTGATCCAGCGTGAACCGGCCATTTCGGCATCCCAGTTGGTACGGATGCCGCTCGACGAGTCCTGGATCCGGCTATTGCCCCACTGGCCCTGGCCACAGGCGGCCGACCACATGGGCTGGGCGTTCCAGTCCTGGTTGATGTAGCTCCAGGCGCGCACGTCGTTGGCCGCAATCCAGTCGAGCACCGGCTGATACCAGCGGCCCCAGGTCGCGTCCGCGCTGTTCGGGTAGGCCGCGCGCGGTGTGCTCTCGGCGATCATCAACGGCTTGCCGTGGGCGCGGGCGAAGGCAGCCATGCGGTTGCGCGCGTCGGCGTCCCAGTTCTCGGCCGCGCCCGTCGTCTCACCGAACCAGCTCACGCCGACCCAATCGACGTAGGCATCGCCCGGATACCAGGCGTCGAAGGAACGGTTGCCATAGGTGCCGCTGTTCGCCGCGCCGTGCCAGACGAAGGCGATGTTGGGCACCGCGCTCATCTCCGTGTCGCCCACCTTGTTGCCGCGCAGGATGCTCACCATGCGGCGGAAGGCGCGCTGGTAGGCGCTTGGCTCGTAGGCGTTCCAGGTGCCTTCGAACTCGTAGCCGATCCGCAGCATCACGGGTGCGCCGGTAGCGCGCAGCATCTCGCCTAGCTGGACGATCTTGGCGTCGAGCGCGCCGTTGCCCGCCTGTTCGAGCTGGCCGCCGCCCAGCCACAAGCCGATCTGGATCACGCCGCGCGGTAACTTGGCGCGGCTCGCAGGCATGTCGTGCGTGCCCGCGTCGTTGCAGCCGCCTCCGTGAGTGCCCCAGGCCAGGCCTGCCTGGCCGGCGAGATCCGTGTAGAGCATGAAGCCCGCCGGCGCACCGACGCTGTCGGTGTAGGCGCTGATCTCATCGACCGCCTGACCTACCAGCAGCATCGTCTGGCCGGAGGGCGGTGCGAAGCGCGCCGCCGCCGGCACCGCGGGCGCCGCGCCGATCACCTCGCTTTCGCTGGGCGCCTTGCTGCCACCGCCGCCGGAGTCTCCACCACCGCCGCCGCAGGCGGTCAGGGTCAGAAGCAGGCAGGCAAGGACGAGTGGGCGATGCGTAGTCATGGCGGATCCGGGCGGCTAGTTGAGGGAGCTCTTTGAGGTCCACGCAAAAAACGCGAGGTACTCGGGAAATTCCGCCGCATTCTCGGTGTGCTTGAAAGCGCTGTCAAATTTGTCGATGATGTCAGGAGCGAGATATGACAAGACCGGCGCCGCCACCAGCTGCGCTCGCGCAGCCCGCCTTTTCCGGGGCCCAAGACAAGAAGGAGACAAGACATGGAACGAGCGAGCGCGCTGGGCGCGTTGCTCTGCGGCGCCCTTTGCCTGGGCGGCGCGACGGCAGACGCGGCGGGGCGATTCGAGCCGCCGGACGGCAAGACGCTGCTCATCGTCGGGCAGGAAGCGGGCGAGATCGGCCGCTACTGGAAGCAGGTGGGGCCGGCCGCCGGCTACATGCTCTACGCCAATCTCGACACGCTCTCGGCGCTACGCGAGCCCTGGAAGGGCCATCTCTGCGCGGACAGCGGCCTGCATTCGCTGCAGGACTGGGACAAGAACTATCCCGGCACGGTCGCCCAGATTGGCCTCTACATGGTCGGGATCCTCGACGACATCAACCGCGGCGAACTCGACGACTACATCGAAGAGATGGGCGAGCTCCTGCGCAAGACAAAAAAGCCCGTGCTGCTGCGGGTTGGCTACGAGCTCGACGCCGGCTGGAATCGCTACACGCCCGAGCAGTACGTCAAGGCCTACACCCGCATCGCGCGCATCCTGCGCGGCCAGTCCGCCGACGGGAAACGTGCGCCAATCAAGCCGGTGAACAACGTGGCCCTGGTCTGGCACTCGGCGGCCTATCTGACCTACGGCGAACGTCCCTTCACCGACTGGTGGCCGGGCGATGAGTATGTCGACTGGATAGGCATCAGCCTCTTTGCCTGGAAGAACGAGAGCGACAACAAGGCCAACCTGGAACAGGCCGAGAAGATCGCCACCTTCGCCAAGGCGCACGGCAAGCCCTTGATGATCGCGGAGTCCGCGCCCAAGCAGTACTACCCGGTGACTTCCGACAGGGCCTGGGACGGCTGGTATGCGCCCATGTTCGCCTGGATCGCCGCGCACAACGTGAAGGCGTTCAGCTACATCAACCAGGACTGGAACGCGCAGCCCATGTGGAGCAACGTCGCCTGCGGCGGCGGGGGCGACTGGGGCGACACGCGGGTGCAGGTGCCCGGGTCCAGGGTGCTGGATCGCTGGCAGCTCACCGTGAGCAGCGAGCGCTTCATCAACCAGGGCGATGCCCTCTACAAGGCGATCGGTTTCGCGCCGGATCGCTGAACGACACGTCGGGCATCGACCCGACGGCTCATCCACACCAAGGAGAATTCCATGTCCTCAATCATCCGGCGCGGCCTCGCCACGGCCTTCGCTTCCGGACTGCTGTGCCTGCTCGCAGCCTGTGCCTCGGCGCCGCGCACGGTCGAAAAACTGCAGGTCGGAGCCGCAGGCGAAGCCCTGCCCGAGGGCGCCTTCGTCTTCGCCAACTTCAGCCCGGAGCGGCCGGAGAAGACCGCTACCGGCGGCAAGATCAACCCGATCGTCTACTCGGCTACCAGCCAGGGCGTGGGCATGCTGCAGGAGGGCTACAAGGTCGAAGGCAAGACGGTGCGCGTGACCTATGCGATCGACGAGGACAGCGGCGACTGGGCTGGCGTGGGTGTGCACATCCTGCAGCCGCGCGAGAAGACGGTGCCCTTGCCCAGGATGAAGAAGCTGCGGATCGAACTCGCCGCGGAGAAGCCGGTGAAGCTCAAGCTGCGCCTTGTCGGCGCGGACGTGGCCGCGCGCAACGCGGGGAGCTACCCCGAGACCGAACTCGCGGTCACGCCCGAGCTCAAGGCCTACACGCTGCCGCTCTCCTTCTTCGAGCCGCCCGAGTACGCCGGCAACGCGGGCAAGACGGTCGAGCAGGCCCTGGAGAACGTCTACGCGATGGAAGTGCAGTACCAGACGCCGCTGGCCCCGCGGGCCGAAGGTTGGTTCCGGGTGGGTACGGTCGCCTTCCTGCCCTGATACGGCTTCGCCCTCAAACGCATAGCTGCGTTGGGTCGCCTCGCCGTGCTACAGCACTGTCTTCGGCGCCCCGCCTTGCTCTCCGCTTGAATGCGTTGCCGTACGAGCGGCACCGCGCATCACATCTGGCGAAAGAGGTGGGTGTAGCTGCGCGAGACGGTCAGGGTTTCCGGCCGTCCGCGCAGACGCAGATCCAGGTGTCCGCGACCGTCGGGCGTCACACTCTCCACATGGCGCAAGTTCACCACCGTGCCGCGATGCACCTGGGCGAAATGCGCCGGATCCAGCTGGGGGACGAGATCCTTCAGGGGAACGCGGATCAGCGATTCGCCCTCGGCGGTGAAGACGGCGACGTACTTGTCGGTGGCGCCGAAGTAGATCACCTCGTCGATCGGGATCAGACGCACCGTGTCGCCCACCGCCGCGCGGATCCAGCGCAGTGGCGCCGTCCTGGGCGCCTGTTGCTGGGCCAGGGCCGCCAGCAATCCCGCGATGTCGGGCTGCGGTGCGGGTGCGGCGACGCGTTGCTTGAGGCGCGCGACGCAGCGCGCGATGCGTTCGGCCGTGGCCGGTTTCAGCACGTAGTCGACCGCGGCGCGCTCGAAGGCCTCCAGCGCGTACTGGTCGTAAGCGGTGACGAAGACGAGTTGCGGTGCGCGCGGCAGTGATTCGAGCCTGGCCGCGACTTCGAGCCCGGTGAGGCCCGGCATGCGGATGTCGAGGAAGGCGAAGTCCGGTTGCTGCGCCTCCAGTGCCGCCAGGGCGGAGGGGCCGTCCGGTGCGATCGGCAGGAGCTCCAGCTCCGGCCATGCGGCCTGCAACAGATCGACCAGCTCGGCCGCCAGTAGCGGTTCGTCGTCGGCCACCAGGGCGCGGGGGCTCGCGGGGACGCTCATTGGGGCAACTCCAGGCAGATGCTCACACCGCCCTCGGGCGGCTCCTCGATGACCACGCGGCCAGCGCCTGCGTACAGGGCCTGGATCCGCTCGCGCACATTGGCAAGCCCGACGCCGGTACCGCCGGTATCTGCAGCGCCGAAACCGACGCCGTCGTCCTGCACGCGGATGCGCAGGCCTTGCGCGAAGGCTTCCGCTGCGAGGCGGATCGTGCCACTGCCGGTCTTCGGTTCGATGCCGTGGCGGATTGCATTTTCCACCAGCGGTTGCAGCAGCATCGGCGGGATCTCGCGCGCCTCGAGTTCGGGCGGCAGCTGCAAATTGAAGCGCAGGCGTTCACCCATGCGGATCGCCTGGATGTCGAGATAGGCCGAGGCCAGCGCGAACTCGCGGCCCAGGGTGGAGCTGCCGGCGCGCGCGCTGGCGAGCGTGGTGCGCAGGTAGGTGATGAGCCGGTCGAGCATCTGTTGGGCCAGCACTGGATCGCGGCCGATCAGGCTGCGCAGGTTGGCCAGCGTGTTGAAGAGAAAGTGCGGCTCGATCTGCGCCTGCAGGGTCGCCAGCTGCGCCGCGGTCAGCGCGCGGGCCGATTCGCGTTCGCGCGCCTTGCGCTCGGCCTCGCTCTGCGCGAGTTCGGCCTTCACGCGGGCGAGCCGTTCGCGACTCCAGAAATAGTAGAAGTTGATCAGCGTGGCGAAGAGGCACAGCGTCAGCCACAAAGGCCATCGGCCCCGCAGTTCGTTGGAGAAGGGGTTGTTGTGGATGCCCAGCAGGAAGGCCGCGATATGCCAGCCTACGAACTCACCAAAGGCGATCGATACCCCAACGCCGAGCACGCGCAGCGTCCGCCGCAGCGTCAGATGCCAGCTCGTGATGACGCCCACCCAGATGAGCAGGCCGATGCATTCGGAGAAGACGAGATTGACGAAATAGCCTTCACGATTCGTCGGTCCCAGCGCAGTCAGGGCGAGCGCGAAGAGCGCATTGAAGGCGGCAACGGTAGCGAGGTCCAGCCAGAAGCGGCGACGACGCGGGTCGAAATGCTCGCGCAGTGCATCCATGCGCTCGGCAAAGGCGGGCGGCGGATCCCGGCGTGAAAGTATCGAAAAGGGCATGAGGAATGCGAAGCCTGGAGCTGCGGTTGCGACGGCCGCAGCTTGCCGTTTCGCGCGCTACGAAGCCAGTCAGCTGCGACGAAACGACAGAATCGGGGGGCCAAGCGACTGCCCGTGCGGGTTCGCGGGCGGCTCGCCAGGCTCTAAAATCGCCCGATGCCCACCGGCCAGACCTCCCGCCAGAACGCCTCCGACTGGACTTCCCTGCCTAAGGCGCTCGCCAGCCGCCTGGCGAAGCTGGGAATTTTCCGCGAAGAGGACCTGATCCTTCATCTGCCCCTGCGCTATGAGGACGAGACGCACTGCCACAGGATTGCCGAAGCGCCGCTGGCAGGCAGCGTGCAGGTCGAAGGCGTGGTGATCCGCAACGAGGTGAGCTTTCGCCCGCGGCGGCAGCTCGTCGTGCGCATCGCCGACGAGACGGGCGAGCTGACCCTGCGCTTCCTCAACTTCTACCCCAGCCAACAAAAACAGATGGCCGAGGGACAGCGCCTGCGCGTCTTCGGCGAGATGCGCGGCGGCTTCTTCGGCGCGGAGATGGTGCATCCGCGGGTGAAGGTCGTCGGCGAGGGCGAGGCGCTGCCCGACGCGATGACGCCTGTCTATCCGACCACCGCGGGCCTCGCGCAGAGCGCGCTGCGCAAGCTGATCGACCGCGCCTTTGCGCGGATCCGTCTGGACGAAGCTCTGCCCGACGGGCTGCGCAAGCAGCTGCGACTGCCGGGCTTCGAGCGCTCGGTGCGCGCGCTGCACCATCCCGAAACGGGGATGTCGCTGGCGGCCCTTGAAGACCGTAGTCACCCGGCCTGGCGGCGGGTGAAATTCGAGGAGCTACTGGCGCAGCAGATTTCCCTACGTCGCGCCTACGCCCAGCGTCGCGCCCAGCACTCGCCGGTGCTCACGGGTGACGGTCGCCTCTGTGGTGCGTTGTTGCAAAGCCTGCCTTTTGCGCTGACCGGCGCGCAGCGGCGGGCGGTGGACGAGATCGCGCGCGACCTCGCCACCCCGCATCCGATGCAACGGCTGCTGCAAGGGGACGTCGGCTCAGGCAAGACCATCGTCGCGGCGCTCGCCATGCTGCAGGCCGCCGAAAGCGGTTGGCAGGCGGCCCTGATGGCGCCGACCGAAATCCTTGCCGAGCAGCATTTCCGCAAGCTCGACGCCTGGCTCGCGCCGCTCGGTGTGCGGGTCGCCTGGCTCTCGGGCAGCCAGAAAAAGAAGCAACGCGAATCGGCGCTGGCGATGCTCGCCAGTGGCGAGGCCCTCCTGGCCGTCGGCACGCATGCGCTGATCGAAGACCCGGTCGCCTTCCCGCGCCTCGGGCTCGCCGTGGTGGACGAGCAACACCGTTTCGGCGTGCGACAGCGCCTCGCCCTGCGCGAGAAGCGCGAAGCCGCGGGCGCGCCGCTGCCGCACATGCTGATGATGAGCGCCACCCCCATCCCGCGCACGCTGGCGATGAGCTTCTACGCGGACCTTGATGTATCGGTGCTGGACGAGCTGCCCCCCGGGCGCACGCCGATCGTGACCAAGCTGGTGGCCGACGCGCGACGGCCGGAGGTGATCGCGCGGGTACGCGACGCCTGCGGCGAGGGGCGACAGGCTTACTGGGTCTGCCCACTGATCGAAGAGAGCGAAGCGCTGCAGCTGCAGACCGCGGTCGACACCTACGAAACCCTCTGCCAGGAGCTGCCCGAGCTGCGGGTGGGCCTGGTGCACGGCCGCCTCAAGCCGGACGAGAAGGCGGCGGTGATGGCGGCCTTCGTGGCCAACGAGATCCAGCTGCTGGTGGCGACCACCGTGATCGAGGTCGGGGTGGACGTGCCCAATGCGAGCCTCATGGTGATCGAGCATGCCGAACGCTTCGGCCTCGCGCAGCTGCACCAGCTGCGGGGCCGCGTCGGGCGCGGGGCGGCCGCTTCGGCCTGCATCCTGCTCTATGCCCAGCCCTTGTCCGAAACCGGCCGGGCGCGCCTGCGGGTGATCTACCAGCACAGCGACGGCTTCGAGATCGCGCGCGAGGATCTGCGCATCCGCGGGCCCGGGGAGTTCGTCGGTGCCCGCCAGAGCGGGGTGGCGATGCTCCGCTACGCCGACCTGGACGCGGATGTCGATCTCGTCGAGACCGCGCGCAATGCGGCCGTAGAACTTCTGGCACGGGACCCCGGGGCGGCACAGGCCATCCTGGCGCGCTGGCACGGCGGACGCGGCGAGTATCTCAAGGCCTGATTTCGAGGGCGGGATTCCGCTCCTGGCTCCGGTCCTGATTCCGTCGCCTGTGACCGCATGCTATATACGGCTCATCCACTTGCTCCTGAGCTCCGCCTGATGCGTGCCTCCCTCCGCCGCTGCGCCGCCCTGGCGTTCTGTGCCACCAACCTGCTCACGGCGCTTGCGCGGGCCGAGGACCCAGCGCCGCCGCCCCACGGCGTCGGCCTCGTGCTGGGCGGCGGCGGCGCGCGGGGGCTCGCGCATATCGGCGTGATCGAAGAGCTGGAGCGCCTGCGGATTCCCATCACATGCATTGCTGGCACCAGTGCCGGTGCGCTGATCGGCGGCATCTATGCGTCTGGCGTGCCGATCGGACAGATCCAGAAGGACGTGGAGTCAGCCGACTGGACGCGCCTGCTGGACGGTTCGCCGCGCCGCGCCGAGCTGCCGTACTTCCGCAAGCGCGACGACTTCAAGAACCTCGCCTCGATGACCCTGGGGGTCTCCAACAACGGCGTGCTGATCCCGCGTGCCGCAGTGAGTACGCAGGACATCGACATCTTCCTGCGCCGCCTCACGCGCGACGTGTATGTCAGCGACTTCTCGACCCTGCCGATTCCCTTCCAGGCGGTGGCGACCAACCTGGTCGATGGCGAGGCGGTGGAGTTCAAGGGCGGTGACCTCGCGATCGCCCTGCGCGCGAGCATGGCCGTGCCGGGGGTGTTCGACCTGGTGGATACCGGAGAGAACCTGCTGGTCGACGGCATGCTGGTGCGCAACGTGCCGGTGCAGAACGTCAAGAACCGCTGCGCCGACACGGTCATCGTGGTGGATGTGGGCACGCAGTTGCTCAAGGCCGACGAGATCCACAGCCTGCTGGACGTCGCCAGCCAGCAGTCGAACATCCTGGTCCGGCGCAATGTTTCGGAACAGCTCGCCTTGATGGGACCGGACGACGTCCTGATCCGACCCGATCTCACCGGCTACGGTGCGGCCGATTTCGCCTCGGCCAAGGACCTCGTGCTGCGCGGCCGGGCCTCGGTGGCTTCACTCGTGCCGCAGCTCGAACGCTATTCGGTCAGCGAGGCAGAGTACGCGAAATGGAAGCAGAGCCTCGTGGCGCGCGCGCCCAAGGAAATGCTGCCCTACGACAGCATCGAGGTGGCGAAGACGCGCTATGTGCCCGAGGGTCTGGCTTCGGAGGTGTTCGAGAACCGGCAGAACAAGCCGACCACGCAGAAAGAACTGATCGGCGAGCTGGACCGCCTCTACGCGACCGGCGACTTCGACCGCGTCGGCTACATC is a genomic window of Niveibacterium sp. SC-1 containing:
- the recG gene encoding ATP-dependent DNA helicase RecG, whose protein sequence is MPTGQTSRQNASDWTSLPKALASRLAKLGIFREEDLILHLPLRYEDETHCHRIAEAPLAGSVQVEGVVIRNEVSFRPRRQLVVRIADETGELTLRFLNFYPSQQKQMAEGQRLRVFGEMRGGFFGAEMVHPRVKVVGEGEALPDAMTPVYPTTAGLAQSALRKLIDRAFARIRLDEALPDGLRKQLRLPGFERSVRALHHPETGMSLAALEDRSHPAWRRVKFEELLAQQISLRRAYAQRRAQHSPVLTGDGRLCGALLQSLPFALTGAQRRAVDEIARDLATPHPMQRLLQGDVGSGKTIVAALAMLQAAESGWQAALMAPTEILAEQHFRKLDAWLAPLGVRVAWLSGSQKKKQRESALAMLASGEALLAVGTHALIEDPVAFPRLGLAVVDEQHRFGVRQRLALREKREAAGAPLPHMLMMSATPIPRTLAMSFYADLDVSVLDELPPGRTPIVTKLVADARRPEVIARVRDACGEGRQAYWVCPLIEESEALQLQTAVDTYETLCQELPELRVGLVHGRLKPDEKAAVMAAFVANEIQLLVATTVIEVGVDVPNASLMVIEHAERFGLAQLHQLRGRVGRGAAASACILLYAQPLSETGRARLRVIYQHSDGFEIAREDLRIRGPGEFVGARQSGVAMLRYADLDADVDLVETARNAAVELLARDPGAAQAILARWHGGRGEYLKA
- a CDS encoding patatin-like phospholipase family protein; this encodes MRASLRRCAALAFCATNLLTALARAEDPAPPPHGVGLVLGGGGARGLAHIGVIEELERLRIPITCIAGTSAGALIGGIYASGVPIGQIQKDVESADWTRLLDGSPRRAELPYFRKRDDFKNLASMTLGVSNNGVLIPRAAVSTQDIDIFLRRLTRDVYVSDFSTLPIPFQAVATNLVDGEAVEFKGGDLAIALRASMAVPGVFDLVDTGENLLVDGMLVRNVPVQNVKNRCADTVIVVDVGTQLLKADEIHSLLDVASQQSNILVRRNVSEQLALMGPDDVLIRPDLTGYGAADFASAKDLVLRGRASVASLVPQLERYSVSEAEYAKWKQSLVARAPKEMLPYDSIEVAKTRYVPEGLASEVFENRQNKPTTQKELIGELDRLYATGDFDRVGYILRDVDGKRVADVFPVERAVGPNYLRFGLDFKIDSYYKASIAFLANLQFNWVNRWGAQWRNDARIGSDPYVLTEFIQPFGLSGLFGAASARAGRNQFTLYDEDRKFAVFGLDTVTAGLDLGYSLGRYGEARIGLAWSQFGLDVDIGPQIGSIEGQFTGVTGRLVIDQLDNPRFPRQGYYMHLTSEFARNTDQSTFATAELEGDIAHTFDKLTARGSVRFNGAFQGEAAESGSIHSIGGFLNLSGFQDGQFVGSRTALARLMLYQQVVSSLPTLGSGMYLGASAEAGRVWGSLTTAEAEKLLTAGSVFIGFDTFLGPLFVAYGQGEGGRKAGYLYLGVDY